One stretch of Glycine soja cultivar W05 chromosome 7, ASM419377v2, whole genome shotgun sequence DNA includes these proteins:
- the LOC114420552 gene encoding uncharacterized protein LOC114420552, translating into MAGGDVHDIGADTPADTGAQAAEDEPKGFPGGPRDPSVLTKYANHVAGSVWMGEELPELKLTSHGRKVHSLGRSVPAIDGLAAGTGLSPLIACSVEIGDRGLLSSFVERWHRETSSFHLPTGEMLVDLLMVSAEAARAETGQCRGPYVCLQWVCDIYERRCHASHWTVAARAYLLHLLGWTLFANKSATNVHVVLLEALRDLSQTGRWIATKKIVKSICTPAYRERLDRLRIPDGPVAVYYRPKRVMQLFGYTQTIPALPVNSWVSYDDIHDRWMHYSDHMVAAGEASDPLPDGHALQPRVIPQVPETNIPHVPKPGAPSISARPAVDEPGHAVEVCYGIAERLERHLSLGVVMPGSSKFHSQLTQM; encoded by the exons ATGGCAGGAGGTGATGTACATGACATTGGGGCAGACACTCCTGCAGACACAGGCGCACAGGCTGCTGAGGATGAGCCTAAGGGATTTCCGGGTGGTCCGAGGGACCCATCTGTGCTAACCAAGTATGCGAATCACGTTGCAGGCAGTGTATGGATgggagag GAGCTTCCTGAGTTAAAGCTAACCTCTCACGGGAGGAAGGTGCATAGTTTAGGCAGGTCTGTCCCTGCCATTGACGGGCTAGCTGCTGGGACAGGACTAAGTCCTCTAATCGCGTGTTCGGTAGAGATTGGCGATCGGGGACTTTTGTCATCGTTTGTCGAGCGGTGGCACCGGGAGACGTCTAGTTTCCATCTCCCTACGGGAGAG ATGTTGGTGGACTTATTGATGGTCTCTGCAGAGGCTGCCAGGGCTGAGACAGGGCAGTGTCGTGGACCGTACGTATGCCTACAATGGGTATGTGATATTTATGAGCGCCGATGCCATGCAAGTCATTGGACAGTTGCGGCTCGTGcgtatcttcttcatcttctgggTTGGACtctgtttgctaacaagagtgcaaccaatGTTCATGTTGTGCTTTTGGAGGCCCTTCGTGACCTCAGTCAGACCGGGAG GTGGATTGCTACGAAGAAGATCGTGAAGAGCATATGTACACCAGCGTATAGGGAGCGCTTGGACCGACTCCGGATTCCGGAT GGGCCCGTTGCTGTGTATTACCGACCAAAGAGGGTCATGCAGCTGTTTGGATACACCCAGACTATTCCTGCTCTGCCTGTCAATTCATGGGTGTCGTATGATGATATACACGATAGGTGGATGCACTATTCGGATCATATGGTTGCAGCAGGTGAG GCATCAGATCCTCTGCCAGATGGTCATGCTTTGCAGCCCCGAGTCATCCCTCAGGTCCCAGAGACAAATATCCCTCACGTGCCAAAGCCAGGAGCACCATCGATATCTGCGAGGCCCGCTGTGGATGAGCCtggacatgcagtg GAAGTTTGCTATGGGATTGCTGAGAGGTTGGAGCGCCATCTGAGCCTAGGGGTGGTCATGCCAGGCTCATCGAAATTTCAcagccaattaacacaaatgtag